CATTGGCCAGTCCTCACATTTGTCCGGCAGAGACATTGGCCAGTCCGGTAGAGACATTGGCCAGTCCTCACATCTGTCCACTAGAGACATTGGTCAGTCCTCACATCTGTCTGGTAGAGACATTGGTCAATCCTCACATCTGTCCACTAGAGACATTGGCCAGTCCTCACATCTGTCCGGTAGAGACATTGGCCAGTCCTCACATCTGTCGAGCAGAGACATTGGTCTACCATCGCTCCTGTCCAGCAGAGACGCCGGTCCACCCTCGCTCCTGTCCAACAGAGGCATCGCTCCACCTTCTCTCCTGTCCAGCAGAGACGCCGGTCTGCCCTCGCTCCTGTCCATCAGAGACCTTGCTCCACCCTCGCACCTGGCCAGCAGAGACGTTGGTCAGTCTTCACACCAACGGAGGACAGAGTCAGCTCCTAGAGTGCCTACCAGGAAGGAGGCGTCAGATTTCCACGGGAAAACTCCTCCAGTGTTTCCCTACGCGTGTGTGCTCTGCGATATCACTGTCCTCTCTAACAAGGTAAGTAGCTTATTTTCGCTCTTACAGATTCTACATTACCAGCTATATACCAGACAGTTGCAGGCAAAATACACATGAGCGTAATGTGGCATATGAGGTAAGTCCAAGTAGCATGTTTATTAGTAATGCGTTAGAGGTGTAGTTTACCCCAGAGTGGAAACTCGGTCATGTTGTTCTGAACCTAATAAAGACAGATAGTAACATTAAAGCAGTCCAGTCGGCTCGTGCACCGTATGAAGTCAGTATCCCACTGCCGTAGTCCTCAAATCTCATTCCTGCTCCTGCATATGCAAATACGCTGCATCATGTTCGGTCACAAGACACGCAAGAACCAATGGAGTCACTGAGCAATGAAGTCATACTTGGGTCTAATTCATCTTGATGCAAAAAGTATGAATATGCGCTAGTGGGAATGAGGTTTAAGGGCTATAATGGAAAGGAAGATTGGCACTGCATAATGACTTCTATGATGGtcgattattattttatataattttgtgtgGCATATGCAGTTAgcgggtgtaaaaaaaaaaatcattagcataacagtaaacattatttttgcaaatacttttcatttaaagTTGATGGAAGTCTGTCTTAATCATATGGACTATAAATGCACtttgtcatattatacatttttgtgccACCTGAATGAATATTTAGAGATATAACTTGTGTTTTAGGACTGGTCTTTGCATATAAAAGGAGCCCAACATGCTCATAGTCAACTTAGTCTTGTGGAAAAGTAAGTATCTTCAActttattctttcattttgttCTTAAACTCTTGCTAAATAAGTATTTCTGTCAAACATGAAAGTCAAGCGGTTTAAGAAACATATTTGGTGATAGTGAGGAGGATTTAAGAGATTTAGCTACATTTTATACAGATTTATTGCCAGTAGTCATACGGATTTAACATGAAACATAGCTCAGTGTACAGACAAAGCGTATGCAATTCTTTACAACACATTTTTATTGAAGTAATAGTATTATGTATTTTCCACCGTGACGTTTTATGTGCACCGAGTTATCAGTAGCATGATACTAACAGTTGCATGGGTTCAGTTCTGCTCACATACTGCCAAAATGCTCAAATGTCAATAAATGTTTTCCACAAATATCCTTCTTCATTAGATATCCAGCGTGGGATCAGACAATCCAATCTGCTCGAAGGTAGAATCATTACGTCgttatatttgtaaaaaagcaAATATCCAAAAATGTGTTAGTTTACATGTTATGTACACACTTTAACAGAAATGAGGCCCATCCTGATCGACACACGTCCAGAACCACACAGGAACGAGGTAATGTCCTTATCCTCTTCGTAGTGATTCAAGCTATCTATCTTCTAGATATTTGAGATATTATAGATGTTGTGCTTTTTCCAGGTGGAACCTCAAACAGTAGAAATGGATCGTCAGGCAGCAAAACTGCAGCATCGAACAGTAAAAGTCAATCATCAAGCAGCCAAAACCGcagtaacactgaagcagcaACGAAGGTGGATTTTTATTTGTGATGTTCTGTTTCACTGCTGGTTTAAAGTTCAgacattgttatatttatttatttaactacatTTGATTACAGTGCAAAGTGGTGTGTGTCAAGTTTGAGGTGGATGATGTGGATGAAGCTTACCTGAAAAAATTGCTTGGCCAGTTTGGGGCGATTGTCAAAATTATCATGTTACCTAGAATGGtatggcattttatttttaatatatgtgaccctggaccacaaaaccttatGCCACGGTACctgtcaattttttgaaactgagatttatacatcatctgaaagctgaataaataagcaaatcATCGAtgaatgtttcaaaatgaaatgacaatatctgtctgagatacaactctttgaaaatctggaatctgagggtgcaaaaaaatcaaaatacagagaaaattatctttaaagttgtccaaatgaattcttagcaatgcatatcactgatcaaaaattaagttttgatatatttacagtaggaaatgtacaaaatatcttcatggaacattatctttacttaatatcctaatgatttttggcataaaagaaaaatttataattttgaccaaaacaattttttttctgttcctaaaaaaaaaacacagccaaaAGACACCAGATTTGATCTacggtcatatatatatatatatatatatataactcctttaacaaatatatttatcagATTTTTAAATGGGCCGTAatacttttttcttgtaatatttttaagCTTTTGTGAATATGGGAACAGCAGGCCAGGCAGAGgatatagtaaaatatttctaCCAAAACCCTTTGAGGATCAGAGGAGAACTGATTGTATTTACTCTGTCTGCAGCATTCAATTTCCTACAGGTGAGTAATGAAAAGTAcaattttatgttatgttttatgttaagCCAGGACTTTTTGATGCAGAGGATGACCAAATATGAGGACCTTCTTCCTAAAATACAAGTACAACCACATATTTTCCTGTGTGAACCCCAAAATATTAAGTGATATTACAAATACAACGTTGTTTCCTAAATTAATTAGTCACTATATTGTCACTGTAGTAGTACTgattgaaattattataaaatatatggtTAAGCTCATGATTTGTCTTCAGCTACATTCACTCAGCTATCTGCTTTTCAGTCGGGCACCTAATTCAGTTATGTTAGGAAGGGATCAGAGATATTTTCCAAGTGCCATTGAGAAGATTTAACCAATGACACCTTGGTGACTTGCAtccatttgatttgttttagtaCGCCACCAATGGTGATTGAATGATTTCCTTCATGTTTTACAGACTTCTCGTGTAGTGAGCTTTTCACCGTTACCTTCTGGTGATGGCATATGCTCGGAGTTGACGGCCATTGCTAAGCGTTTCGGATCTGTAAAACATTCTCTGTTTCTCCCAAGCCGGGTAGAAAAtagcaaacatttacattttttacttcttTCATGGCATGGATTTTTCTCTGCAGTCATCTGTGTTGTATAAAGACTTTGTGTCTCTTTACAGGGTTATGTGGAGATGAGCAGTGCAGAAGAGGCCGACAAATTGGTGGAGCACTATTCAACCCATTCacttaaaataaaaggaaaaaccaTTAATGTTTGTTCCTCAACTGAGTACCAGACGCTTGAGTAAGCCTGTTTTACTGATCTTGTTCGGTAACACTAGAGATGTTACAGTTTTGATCTTAATTTGGTGTGCGTTTTTCCATTCCTCTTCTAAAATATCATGCTTGATGTTTCTCTTCATGGTCTAGAATGACGGATGCGGACAAAGAAAAGTCACCAGTTTCttatagcagcagcagcagcaggaggaggaggaggagttgCAGCCCAAGGAGGAGATCCCACAGAGACTCTCCCAGCCCCAAACGAAGAGCTTCTGAAGAGAGGTCCAGGTCTCGCAGAAGTCAAGACTCTAAGAAACGAGAAGAAAGTGGACGCTCACGGGAGAAAACCAAAGAGAGCTCTAGACGGGACAGCTCATCCAAATCCCGTTCTAAAAGAAGCTCTCCTTCCAAAGACCAgaagcaaaaagcaaaaacagaagaGAGTGTGGAGGAGACGTTTGAAGACGACAACGATCAGTCTGACATCATGGCTGATGATAGTGATCTCGAAGGAGTGGCAGTTATCGCAGATGATGGTGAGGCACTGAATTCAGAAGATGAGCTCACAGTAGATGAAGAGATAGATGATGAGGCGCATCAAACCTCAGATGAACAGGAACTGGATGCATCTGAAGATGTCCAAACTGTGAAAGAGTCAGATGAGCAGACTAAACCTTCAGATATGGACACATCGAGCATACAGCCAGAGACGTCGTCAGAGTGTGTACCAGCTGCTGCTACTTCGGAAAGATCAAGCGATTGTAAGGAAGCCCAAGAGCTTCAACAAGGACAGCAAAAAGAGCTTCTAGAAAAGCAAAATGAGCTTCaacaagaagagaaaaaagagcTTCAAGAAAAGCTAAAAGCGATTCAACAAGGAGAGCAAAAAGAGCCTCAAGAAAAGCCAAAAGAGCTTCAAGAAGAGCAAAAAGAGCTTCaacaagaagagaagaaagagctTCAGCAAAAAGAGCCTCAACAAGGAGAACAAAATGAGCAACAAGGGGAGCAAAAAGACAATACAGTGGAGATGGAggtaaatgcaaatgagttggggAAATTGGGGActcaacatcttaaaaaaaaaaaaaggatataaaaAATGTAGTATTACTAGTTATGGCCTAGCAGCTTTGGTGCTCTTTCTGGCAACACATGTTCAAGTCCTGCTTGTGTCAGTTCCTGATCCCCTTTTGAATGGAatttgaacacaatttaagtatTTCAGTTGGTAGTGAATAATACACAGTTCATAATATTGCATtccatgttaatatatatataaaagatatatagCCTACTCCATCTGTCCTGTTTTGTCTGTGTAGGAGGCAGCAGATTTCTCAGAGAATCTAGACAAGGAGGGAGTGTTGACAgaaaaaggtatttattttacatggtcATACAGCAATTCAGTTCTGTTTTCCTAAAACTGTTTTTGTAGTTTGCTTTATAATTGAAGAAGTGTGTCCATTCTGTTTTAGGTGATGAAATGGAGATCTCGACTTCAAGCACTGAGGTTAGTCTGTTTTTCCCTTTAAAGGGTTTGtgattttgtatatatatggGACACAAATTATGGTGTCTTCTATTAATTATGCTTAGGCATTTTGAGTTCTTAataattttcccctttttttgttttaggaAATGTTTGGCAAAGTTCTTGAGGTGGCAGGTTTTCCAGTGGCTAAAAAATACAGTGAAGCAGATTTACTGAAAATTGGGAAAAAATACGGAGATGTGGCGAACTGCTGTCTGGTTCGCAGCAGTCGAAAGGTAAAGTGatcaaattaaatcataattttaacattaaatagaAGGTAATGGTGTATGCAAAAGTAAGCAAAATGTTAAACTGTTAATTTGTTAAGGCTAGGTGACAGTCTAAAATACATTtggtattttttaaacatttgattatatttgtCAGATACAAAAACGAATTGAGTTTTGAATCTATTCATGAGGGCTTTCCGAAATAGTTAACCTATTATTGATTATAGTCTGACCTAATCATTACAGTTATCATGAGAATTCCTTACAGCTCTACTTTTAAGTGTTCATGATACGTGATGTGCAGGATTTGTCTATGTTATAAATGTAGAATTATGTTAATTATGTTTTCGTTGCAGGTGGAGAAGGCATTAATTGAGATGGTGAATGCTGCCGATGCTGCGAAACTCGAAGCCGAGTGTAAAAGGCAACACATTAAACTAGGCGGCCGAAACTTGAGGATAACTGTGTCAAAGAAATACAGCAAACTGAATGAGGGGTAACTTACACTTAAATAtctacttttctgtagttttcttGTGTTCTGAAGAACACATCAGGTGATATTTGATTCTGTTTTAGGCAAAGTATTGACACTGactttgagaaagagagagttaaGGAAGATACTGAAGAGAACGATAAGGAGCCGTCAAGCACACTGGCTTCCAGTGAGGAGAGTACAGTACTGATGGCTGAGATCTCTGAAGAAGATGCCAACATGGACACAATCATGCAAACGTCTAGTGATGAAGAGGTCAAATCGagaaataatttcacaaaatgaATCTCATATATAATCTCTTCTTATGGAGGCCACAAACCCATGTAAACATTGGCGTATCATTGATTATACACAGCTCAGCTAACACAGTGTCTTGTTGCTTTCCAATACTTCAGGAAGGGTATGGCAGAGTGCTCCGGATCAGAAACCTTCCAATGCCTGATGAGTACACCGATGCAGAATTTCTGAACATTGCAGAACCGTATGGTAAAGTAGTGCGCCATTGGATGTTTCGCCTTCATCGAACGGTTAGTAGCTATaactgccatatatatatatatatatatatatatatatatatatttaatttaatatataacgatatacagtagtcagcatttgaagtggatcaaaaaagttcatcaaagttgtcctgtAAGGGCCAAGTTATCCTAAAAagaaggttttgatccacttcaaatgttgactactgtatatatttcaaatagattCAGTGCTTCCATCAATGAAATCTTAAAATGTTGTTCTCCCCCACCACCCACCAGGGACTGATTGAAATGGAAAAGGCCTCTGATGCTGAAAAGGTTATAGCTGCGGCCAACATGAATAAAATTACGGTTGCTGGAATACATCCCAAGATTTTAGTGTCTACCAAACATGCTCATTTAAATAAGAGGTATTTATGCACTTGATTTTTGTGTtctaaaatgtgaatttaaaacagCAGTGCTAATTACTTATTTGTCGTCTTTATAGTGTGTCGTGAGCAGTCATTGTTTCTTAATGTCAAACACCATTTAGTATAGTTGACATTATTAACAATTAGTCAAGTGATGTCAGTTTACAATAGTAAAAAATTGGTAAAAATTCTTGACAGAAAGTGCATAACCCAAAACTGTCCAGAGCATGAAACACTTTTGGTTTGATTCGGATTGCCTCTGTCAGGTGTTTGGACAGATGAGTGTGCTCTGTAGTGTTTTGCTGCAAGGCTCATCATTATAAGTCCCCATTAGATGTTAATGAGCACAAACTTTATATCAGCTAGCTGGAGTGCAACAGAGAAAACTCATTATtctgattaaacatttttagGATTTTATGTTTAGGTTTTAAATGCACCATGTTTAATTAAATCCTACATCTAACACagataatgctattttttttacagtaactgTAATGAGATTATTACATATAGTAGGATATAGCGAGTATAGCGGATATAAAGAGTCACATTGCTGTTCCTCATATTGGAAACAGGACAAACACTATATTGTGAAGCATATTATGTTGTGCactttttttggtaacatttttgCACATGGTCTGTTTAGCATGATCTTCATCATATTTGTAGTTTTCAATTTGCTTGCACATTtgcaaatgttaaacatttttcaaatgttaacatatgtatatatatatatatatttatatttaagacgGATCACATTTGACCAGTTTCTCTTACCGAGCTGAATAATCAGTTATGAAAGTCACTCACTGCATCCCTGCACCAAACGTACTCTATCCGTTTTGTGTTGTTTGCTAGGTACTTTCTACATGGACCTACTGATGGTTCTGTACACCCATCTTCCGAGTTAGAGGAGGAAAACGATGAATCCAAGACACAAAACAGTATTTCTGAGCAGCAGCCATCTATCCAGACATCAGCGGATGTCGAGGTAGATCATTCTCACTTATTTTCCTGTCTTTGGTTAAATCCCTATTCGGTAAGCTTTCAGATACAGCTGTGCAGCATATCTACTGACACTATGTGTTTGATGCTTTTAGGAGTCTTCGAATGATAATCCAGATGACAACTCGAAGGTAGATGAGAAGCAGGTTTCTGCAGTTGATGATGCAAGCGTAACGAAGGCGGAAAATTCAGACGCTGTGTCAGAGACGCAAACACCTGTGATGGATCCAGTGGGTAAGAGCGTGTTCACAGCCCTCTGAAAACCTGAGCTGTGAGAGGTTCTAACGCTCATGCAAATCCTCAGGGAATTAAGTAGCTGCTGTATAATACAAGTAGTAAGGCACTTATATGGACAGTACAGCTCTGCTTCTGCACAACTGATCTCTTGTACTTTACCAACAGGCACAGAGTTTGTTCGGCCCGTGGTGGGTTACTTCTGCAGCTTGTGTAATGCCATTTATGCCAGTGAGGAAGAGGCCAAAGACGAACACTGCAGGACCCCAATGCATCATCAGAAACTGAAGGCAAACCTTCACAGACTTCTTATTTGCATGCTTATTTTGCATATCTATCTTCAGTGTGATAGTAATTATACAAGACTGACATGTGTTCTCATCTTTTTTCTCTTAGGAGCACAAGGAGCGTTCAACATGAAACATGAACTCTCACGATGATGACATACTGTAGCTTATTCACATCATAATATGTGTTAAGTCAGTAAGAGATTCAGTACTAATGcagaatttgtcttttttttaaaattatagcaTGTTTGTTCTGTTGTCCTTTTGTGTCATTAATGGTTTTATCTGGTGATCAACAAAAACTGTCAAGTTTTCTTCAAAAAGCATGTATTTTCTTGCAGTGTACTGGATTGATTTTATAACTAAAACAGAATGCCGTAATCCGTTCACGTTCAAATAAAGACATGTACAGTTATCAAATAAGCGCGCTTGGTTTCTTGACGCGGGTTTTGATTGGACGGCTGATGGTTGTCTCCGCCCACAGTATGCCTGTGGGGTTGGTTGTAAATAAGAGTTGATTTTAGCTTAATGTCGGCATAtatttgcttatattttattataaatagagCGAATGGTTTTTATGAAGCCAAATAAATTGATTAGGTAAGCAAAAAGCGATTAATTATTGCCTGTTTGATTCGAATGAATCTAATGTTAGCCATTCACAACACTGCTGTCGTTTTGTCATGCCAGTATcgttaaatatttgattattaactCGAATTCTAATGAGTTGCCTGTGATTCATCCTATCTTACAATTCTCAGTTGTGTctcatttttgagaaaataagtcTGAATTACCAGATGTAAAcgggccaaaaaaaaaagccaacagcCTGgcagctaacaaaaaaaaaaaaaaagccagaattgtgcAGCCTTTCAATGGCGCATacgatttatatattattttatttaaaattaggtgttatatttaaatagatgAATTTCATGTTGGCAGCTAACAAAGCTCTACTGAAGAGTGCGAGGTCATTTTCGATATGGTGCGGGACATGCAGGAAAACCTGCAGATGCAGAGGGCCGTGTTCTACCTCACGCAGCATCTCACGTTCATTATGTGAGCTGACCGCATGAGTCTCTTCATGTACCGCCAGAGGACCGGCATAGCTGAACTGGCCACACGAATCTTCAACGTCCATAAAGATGCCACACTGGAGGAGTGACAGTGAGATCGTGTACCCGCTGAACACAGGCATTGTGGGCCAAGAAAACCGTCAATGTACCTGATGTCACACAGGTAGGAGAACTAGCCACGATGAGGAACAGATAGTTCAGCTATCCAGTCCTGTGTGTTATGAAAATGAAGTGCAATTCACAATATGACCTGAAGAGAGCAGTGTGATACTAGCAGTTCTTACTGCATTTCATTCTGagacatacaggtccttctcaaaaaattagcatattgtgaaaaagttcattattttccataatgtaatgataaaaattaaactttcatatattttagattcattgcaaaccaactgaaatatttcaggtcttttattgttttaatactgatgattttggcatacagcctcatgaaaacccaaaattcctatctcaaaaaattagcatatcatgaaaaggttctctaaacgagctattaacctaatcatctgaatcaactaattaactctaaacacctgcaaaagattcctgaggcttttaaaaactcccagcctggttcattactcaaaaccgcaatcatgggtaagactgctgacctgactgctgtccagaaggccatcactgacaccctcaagcgagagggtaagacacagaaagaaatttctgaacgaataggctgttcccagagtgctgcaaggcacctcagtgggaagtctgtgggaaggaaaaagtgtggcaaaaaacgctgcacaacgagaagttgtgaccggaccctgaggaagattgtggagaaggaccgattccagaccttgggggacctgcggaagcagtggactgagtctggagtagaaacatccagagccaccgtgcacaggcgtgtgcttttgaaccagaaacagcggcagaagcgcctgacctgggttacagagaagcagcactggactgttgctcagtggtccaaagtactttttttgtcattcagaaatcaaggtgccagagtctggaggaagactggggagaaggaaatgccaaaatgcctgaagtccagtgtcaagtacccacagtcagtgatggtctggggtgccatgtcagctgctggtgttggtccactgtgttttatcaagggcagggtcaatgcagctagctatcaggagattttggagcacttcatgcttccatctgctgaaaagctttatggagatgaagatttcgttttttcagcatgacctggcacttgctcacagtgccaaaaccactggtaaatggtttactgaccatggtattactgtgctcaattggcctgccaactctcctgacctgaaccccgtagagaatctgtgggatattgtgaagagaaagttgagagacgcaagacccaacactctggatgagcttaaggccgctatcgaagcatcctgggcctccataacacctcagcagtgccacaggctgattgcctccatgccacgccgcattgaagcagtcatttctgcaaaaggattcccgaccaagtattgagtgcataactgaacataattatttgaaggttgactttttttgtattaaaaacacttttcttttattggtcggatgaaatatgctatttttttgagataggaattttgggttttcatgagctgccaAAATcatccattaaaacaaaaaagacatgaaatatttcagttggtgtgcaatgaatctaaaatatatgaaagtttaatttttatcattacattatggaaaagaatgaactttttcacaatatgctaattttttgagaaggacctgtaaatatacataaatgaatGCGTGACTATTCAGAATCTAATTTTAACAAGCAGAGCAGTTGTGTCATGCCTGTTTTTAATGGCTTATATTAACAGACACCGTTTTCTGGCatgaaaccatcacagaaattctaattgCTTCCACAAATACTGTTACAACTGTTGTAACCTATTAActaattaaccattaaaaccattaaacaatGATTGTCTgtatgtagtgtgttttgggacacaTTCCactaggatttattggttttaacacaGATAGGTGGACAAATTACCAGTGGACCCACAGGGACCATTATTAAAACCAGTACAATTCACATTATAACCAGTAAACCCAGTATAAATtctgtcaaattattattattcatttttattttttttgttccagcagagaaagcaatgaaattattaaataacaaacatCCACACccagaaaaaggtacaaaagctttcATTGGGGTTataccttttcaaaaagtaccctatttacccctaaaaggtgcatattagtaccccAGTGTatgtattaatacataaatggtacatattagtatcttttGAAAGGATATTGTCATCCCACCCTTATGAAcattaaccatgattttattgtagtaaaagtgtattaacaaggttgttttttttttgtttattgatgtaACCATGTAACCGTTTTGTGTAACCACAACACCAcctgtagcaaaaccatggttaatttgtggttaccagggtttaactatagtaaccatgttttttttgtttgattgtttgtttgttttttttaaaccaaggtTCATTTTCGTAAGAGCAGTGAAagctttgtgcctttttttttttttttttcatcgccaAAACTGGATTCTATACTAATTATTAGTGGCTACTGCTGATAAACTTGAGAAATGTGCTGTAGATGTTGCTCAGACAGATATGACTCAGTGTGCAGTGAAATCTCCCTCTCTCTTTGATTAGAAATTACTAAACATTTTTCAAAGGAACAGACTGTCTTTGGCACACAGTGTGCTTCACTGCTCATACAGCAATATACTTTCCTCTGTAGTGCTCAtaatcacttttaaaaaatggggtTTCTCAATCTTTGCATTGTGTGACCAAAATACCAAGCGGGTGTATTTGAAACCCTGGAGGTGAAGACAGCTTGCTATCTCAGTTTCAGATGTCTGACAGACTGCTGACTAACCACAAATATCCACAGATATACTGTTTGCATATGCGAAAAGTGTTGGCAGCTTCCTAAACAAAACAAGTGAGGGATTTTGAACATTCTGAGAGTGAGATTTCTTCAGTAGCTCTGTTGTTAATATGCAAGGCCAGTGCTGGATTAGTGCAGGTCAGCGCTGTCCCGCAGTGTGTTATGTTAGCGGGTCTGGAGGGGATAAAAGTCTTTAATCTAAATTGAATTAGAGCGATCCTGGATTAAATCTAGAGGTCAATGCCACAAGTCAGCAGAATATCAGTGTTTACTTTAAATCCACATTTTACTCTTCCTTTctagtgttaaagggatactcccccCCGAAATgcaatcattatcattatcaatcattgtcattaatcacttacccccatgtcattccacacccataaaagctttgttcgtcttctgaacacgtTTTATTACCAAACATTGGATTCAGTCTTTTATGAACCTGTTTTCTTTAAACTAACACACATTTTGTATTCCTTTTTGGAATTGGTTGACCATAGGCCTTAATCAtatgagcttatgcacctcaggtTTTGAGTGAACATGCCAAAATGATTCGCAAATAATGCTTTTGTctctcaaaaactgaggtgcataagctcagaccAATGAGGTCAAAtcaaatccaaaaagaaaaacttgTGCTGCGTTGAATTGAAAAGGCCAGgaatttttgaccaggaacaccaaactaggtaaaggattttcaacAGAGCACAAAATAAGATACCCTTATTTAAAGCTAAATTACAATAACCatatcatattaatattacaGTAAGTTTAAATGTGCTTCACTCGTCAGGACAGCCTCTTCAGTGACTTCG
The Cyprinus carpio isolate SPL01 chromosome B14, ASM1834038v1, whole genome shotgun sequence DNA segment above includes these coding regions:
- the LOC109080479 gene encoding uncharacterized protein LOC109080479 isoform X2, giving the protein MSYNQPYRNPADGYSASNDKYKDSQRIYHRESTAYRSRVRTGSPERTSPSSSEPVLSSAKALSFLHSCGLDAEDLQTLAKLPEHLIAADTLPDLLAQLKSKKASNTSSSRSGALQASSSSRSWDDRSHSQLVEYPLDLPVRQSYSIPREQLPTWDDRWENVQQSSSPSCTYPSSDSNYVVEYNHLKDKQSYFDKASYATEPSRQKTSVVPQSYTSHGRDVSQSSHLSSRDVSQSSPLSSRDASQSSHRSSRDVSQSSYLSNRNVTQSSHRSSRDVSHSSHLSGRDIGQSSHLSTRDIGQSSHLAGRDIGQSSHLSGRDIGQSGRDIGQSSHLSTRDIGQSSHLSGRDIGQSGRDIGQSSHLSTRDIGQSSHLSGRDIGQSSHLSTRDIGQSSHLSGRDIGQSSHLSSRDIGLPSLLSSRDAGPPSLLSNRGIAPPSLLSSRDAGLPSLLSIRDLAPPSHLASRDVGQSSHQRRTESAPRVPTRKEASDFHGKTPPVFPYACVLCDITVLSNKDWSLHIKGAQHAHSQLSLVEKYPAWDQTIQSARRNEAHPDRHTSRTTQERGGTSNSRNGSSGSKTAASNSKSQSSSSQNRSNTEAATKCKVVCVKFEVDDVDEAYLKKLLGQFGAIVKIIMLPRMAFVNMGTAGQAEDIVKYFYQNPLRIRGELIVFTLSAAFNFLQTSRVVSFSPLPSGDGICSELTAIAKRFGSVKHSLFLPSRGYVEMSSAEEADKLVEHYSTHSLKIKGKTINVCSSTEYQTLEMTDADKEKSPVSYSSSSSRRRRRSCSPRRRSHRDSPSPKRRASEERSRSRRSQDSKKREESGRSREKTKESSRRDSSSKSRSKRSSPSKDQKQKAKTEESVEETFEDDNDQSDIMADDSDLEGVAVIADDGEALNSEDELTVDEEIDDEAHQTSDEQELDASEDVQTVKESDEQTKPSDMDTSSIQPETSSECVPAAATSERSSDCKEAQELQQGQQKELLEKQNELQQEEKKELQEKLKAIQQGEQKEPQEKPKELQEEQKELQQEEKKELQQKEPQQGEQNEQQGEQKDNTVEMEEAADFSENLDKEGVLTEKGDEMEISTSSTEEMFGKVLEVAGFPVAKKYSEADLLKIGKKYGDVANCCLVRSSRKVEKALIEMVNAADAAKLEAECKRQHIKLGGRNLRITVSKKYSKLNEGQSIDTDFEKERVKEDTEENDKEPSSTLASSEESTVLMAEISEEDANMDTIMQTSSDEEEGYGRVLRIRNLPMPDEYTDAEFLNIAEPYGKVVRHWMFRLHRTGLIEMEKASDAEKVIAAANMNKITVAGIHPKILVSTKHAHLNKRYFLHGPTDGSVHPSSELEEENDESKTQNSISEQQPSIQTSADVEESSNDNPDDNSKVDEKQVSAVDDASVTKAENSDAVSETQTPVMDPVGTEFVRPVVGYFCSLCNAIYASEEEAKDEHCRTPMHHQKLKEHKERST